The genomic segment TGATGGTCCAACCCAGCTCTCGAACAGAAGAGAGGACACTTTTTGTTGATTTCCGTTACAAACAGGTCTACACGGggttgacccccccccccccctggaATATCTGTCTTGAATTACCTGATCCTTCAGTGACCACTCATGAATTTGAGAATTGTCCCCACTGAAATGATCTGCCACCACATGGGTTTCCCCTGCTAAATGCAGGATCCACCGGGTAGATCCCATGAAGAATGCACCAGTCCCATAACCTGCCCACTTCAGCACACAACTGGAGCGAGCGAGCTCTGCCTTGTTTGTGCCCGTGATGAGTAGCAGGTGAATTGTCCATTACCACCTTCCCTTGTGCCTGACAGAGGAACGCTCTGAGACCCAAACAAGTGGCCCTTAATTCCAGCACATTGTTGTGTGTTTTCTTGCAAAGCCCAGTGACCCTAGATCGTACACTGAACAAAATGAGTTTCTGTCCAGTGTAGGAAGAGTCTTGCGTTATCATCACCGATGGCAAAGGCGGATTGAACAGAACATGCCTGAGAACACTTGACCTGTTCTTCCACCATCTCAGGGAACCCAGAACATCCTGAGTGACGGTGACGTACATATGAGGGCTGTCCTGACTGGGTGTGTAAACGCAAGACAGCCAATCCTGTGTGGGCTGCATTTGTGAAATCACTTCTTCTAGCTTTAACCTGTCCGTCGGAAGAAAAACCCTCCCTGTACTGAGTCCAGTATGGAACCTAGCAAGGGAATTCTCTGAGTTGGGCAGAGATTTGACTTCTTGACCCCGATCTGAGAAGTGGAATAACAGAACCTCATGTGtaagctgcttccagcagctaaTCATCCAAATATGAGAAACAGAAATACCCGGCTACCACGGAAAGCCACTCTGGTGCTGTTAGCAGGCTGACCAGGAACACCTTGTATTGGAAGTAGCCCCCTGCCATCGTGACATACAGTGTTCCTATGACTATGCCGGACAGCAATATGAAAGTATGCATCCTTTAAATGGAGAGTGGTGAAGCAATCCACACCTGTACGTGAGGAATATATACAGGCGAGGGGTCCCAAACTGGGATTTTTGAATGTACCTGTTCAAATTTGTTAAACCTAAAATTGgacatccctccccccctttttttttctgtatcaGAAAATATCTTGAATAAAACTCCAAACCCCAAAATGTTTGGCTATCTCCTAGAGAGCTCCTACTTGGACCAACTTGTTAACTTCCACAAATAAAATCACCTTGTGAGAAGGGTGTGAAAAGAGAAGGGTAGGGGGAATTGGAAGGGGACAGTTTTTCAAACTGAATAGCATAGCCCTTTTCTATCATTTCTACTAGCCAAACATCCAAGGCAATCGACCTCCACTTGTGGATAAATTGGGCTAGCCCGTCTCCAAATAGCAAAGGACTGATCCTTGCTGATTGGTCCATGTCTCTTGATTCTCACATCAAATCCGAGGCCTGGGGTTAGCTGAAGATGAAGAAGAGGGAGCTGGTTGTTTCATCTACACCTGACAGACCTCTTCTTATCCTGAGTCTGAAATGACAATGGAGGTTGCTAATGCCTCTGGCTACAGGAAGAATAAGAAGATGAGGACTGTGGGAAATACTCTGTCTGGTACCTAAAATATGGAGTGGGAGGTCGCTTCGTGGTGGAGGGCTACAGACCCAGAGAGCGAGTAGTAAATCTAGTTTCCTTCAGTTTTTACAAGAGCTCGTCTGACTTGGTACTGAAAAGACCATTCCCTTCAAAGGGGAGGACTTCTACCGTAACGTCAGTGGCCACAGCCAAGGAAGATGACTGGAGTCAAATGGGCCTCCTCAAAGAGGCTGCTAATGCCAGATCTCTGGCTGAAGAGTCTGGAGCATCGAATGATGCCAAGCAGGCGGGCTTTGCCCCAGTCTGTCAGTCTGTCAGAAGAGCACTGGATGGTTTTCCTTTTTCCTCTGGCAGTTCTTGCACAAAACATGccatttcccaccccacccctcacagGTGGATATGGTAGAGTGCCATCACGGCCTGGAAGTTAGCCACTCTAATTCCCAGAGAAGAGAACAAGAACACCTTTCTCCCGAGTGCATCCATCTTCCTGTCCTCTCTATCCACAGGGGTGGAGTGACCTTGCCCAGATCTGAGCTGGTACAGGATGGGTGTGGAAATGAGAGAAGCTTTCCCGTGGAACCGGATACTGTTTTTCCGCTTTCTTAGAAAGGGGCCGACAGGAAGCAGGCTTAGCAGGAACCAACTTCCTATTCATGGAGGTAGCTCCAAGAATGTCCAGTGCCAGATGGGAGGTTTCCTCCACAGCCACCGAAGGTGAGTTTGATGTGACCACCCTGCGATCCGCAAGGGCCCAGAACTCCAGAGCACCCTCCGACGGGGAGGATGCTGAAGTCACACCTCCATGCTCATACGTCGACAAATCCAGGTCCTGTTCAAAAAGGAGagccatctcttcctcttcttcggAAAGTGTCTCAGGCACCTTGGTCTGACCCACCCACAGATCCAGGGGAACCGGACTCGAGGATTGTTCGGGCACCGGATCCTCAACAGAGCAAACTTCACCTCTCCATCAATGAGAAACAAAATCCCCATGCCTCAGAGTGCATGGAGCTGAGAAGCTGGGCAAGAGAGATGAATATTCAGTTCTCAGGGTTGACACAGGATCTGAAATAAATGCCCCTTTGTGGATAGGTTTGGCACGTTACACTTCAATTATGAATTTTGGGAGTCTGGCACTTCTTTAATATTTGTCTAGCAGAATGTGGGTGGGggcctctttccttctctctctcccccacccatgcCATAAACCAGAACACTGCCCTGTCCTGTGATCTCGGTATGCTACGGACGGTCTTCGCAACTAGATGTACCCACCTCCGACCCCACCTATCGCCCCTTCAGGCTTGGACAGCCAAACCTCATATGGTGACTGGGCTGTCTGAGGAGGCAGGACCTGTAACTTAGTCtgtaaactctgtggggcaggacCGTCTCTccgtgctgtgtttgtacagcgcctagcacactggggtcctggtctgcGACTGGGGCCCCATTAATGCTACTGCATTACAAGTAATTAAATAATGTTATGCGTTCCTGGGTCCAATcaccagctctgggaggaaaGTCAAGTGGGTAAGAATGGCGGGGGGAGtacacaacacacaacacacaatcacaGCTGTAACGTACAGCTCTGGGAGGAAAGTCAAGTGGGTAAGAATGGCGGGGGGAGtacacaacacacaacacacaatcacaGCCATAACctacagctctgggagaggagtctAGTGGGTAAGAATGGCGGGGGGAGTACACAACACACAATCACAGCCATaacctccagctctgggaggggagtctaGTGGATAAGAATGGCGGGGCGGGGAGCGAGACTGGAAATCAGGAATTCCGGATTTCATTCCTGGTTCTAGAAGGGGGGTAggatctagtgggttagagccggggggagctaggagtcaggactcctgggttctctccccagctgtgggagaagAAGCGGGGGCTCTAGTGGGCTAGAGTGGGGGTGAGGGCGTGGAAGCCAGGACGCCCGAGTTCTGCCACCAGCTCAGAGAGGAGAGCATGAAGAACGGGGGTGCTGAATACTGGTTTCTGGGGCACCAGGTCACTAATCCAGCCGGGACGCGGCAGGAAATGGCAGTTTGCAAGATGGGGCAATGCTGGGTCAATGTCACTGGCCTGACGTCCTGGTGAGTTACACTAGCCCAGCCGGCTGCCTGAGGAAAGGGGTGGAAAGAGTCACAGACCCAGAGCAGGACCGGTGGTGTTTGCCAAGCTGCCTGGGAGAGGCCCTGCGAAGAGGGCCATATGGCCAGCCTGGGGAAATACGGAGTCACACCCAGGATGTAACTCCAATCGCTGGGGATATGAGCAGCAGCTGTTCGTCCCTGGAACCATCTGGGCGAGGAAGGACTGTCAGGGGTGGGGTGTGCGTGTGTAAAACTAGAAATGGGGAAGTCTCGTCTAGAGATCAGTGCAGGCAGCACAAAAGAAGGGTTTagggctcaggactcctgggttccgtgaAGGAGAATCCTGTACCCTGTTGGAACTGCATTTTAGGGTGGCAGGAAGGAACCACCCCAGCTGGAATTCACCCAGGGAGGTGGATGGTTCGCACCCATGCGCTGGACAGGTGATCAAAGGTGTTTCCCTACCTGTAAGCTCACTGGATGCTGGGATTTCATGCAGAGACGCGAACCCACCAGTAGACTGTGCTCTCGCTCAACAGAGCCCTGTATAAATACCTCCACGACGTGGCACTGGGTTCAGTTACCGAAGGGACGAGGTTCGCTGTGAACAGAAAGGTAAGAGCGGGGGGAAGTTATCTGAAAGTCTTTAGGGTGGGgacttgtctttttgttctgtgtttgcacagcgcctCCCACAAGGGGTCCTGGTCTCGAACTGGGCACCACGTAATGCAAATGAATAAATAACAATATTTCAGTGCACTGTTGTGGTGGGGACATGGAGAGTTTAGGGGAAAGACAAATGCATGGGGGCACTgtgcagagcgggctggggcagAAAGAGACCAGAAACTATGGACCATGGGTCCGATCcagggcagcagagatgggggcagATACCAGGCTAGCTGGGGCCACTGCTCCAATCCAGGGCAGCAGGGGTTGGAGGATACAGGACTGGTGGGTTCATAGCAGGCTATCGGTGGTCTGATCTGGGGCAGGAACGCCGCAAGAACAGTTGTCCAGACAGACCAGTGGCTTGATTCGGGATGATGAATTCAATTGTCAGATTCGCATCTCAGTTATAATACTGTGAACCCAGAGCAGGTCCACCGAAGTCAGTGGGGTCACTCTGGTCTCTAAGATGGCCCTGACTTCATTGGTGACAGTGGGGTCACTCCAGATTTAGACCGGAGCCCTGAGATCAGAATCCCACCTTGACTCCGTTGACCCCACTGGGGTCCCTCTGGGTTTACATCAGAGTCACTGAGACCCCCATTGACTTTGGGGGAGCTACACGGATTCCCAATAACCTGGAGAGGTAGTTTTCAGAGGTGTGTGAACACCCACAGCGGCTCTGCACCTCCTGGTTTTCCAACACTTGATTTGTGGCATTAAAACACCCAGATGCAGGAAGGGCACAACGATCATAAGGAACTAATTCCCGTTGCAATACTTTTCCGCATGGGAATTCAGAGTTAGCTGTGGAGAGGCGGCCAGTGCTGCATGATGCATGGGTCGGGTGGTCTGCGAACcaagggggagaaaagaaattCTGTGGCTCTGTCTCTTGTCCATGGTACTGAAAGTTCTTTCCTTCGTGCAGATCGCATGTCCCCTGTCTCTGGCTCGCTCAGCATGGCTTTTTTGACCTATGACCAACAACGTATGATCGCCAGGGGGATGAAGTCTCTGGTGTCTCTGGCCGACAAGCTGAGCTCTTCCAGTGAAAAACCACGTGATCAGGAGATACAGAAAGATGCCCACCGCGCCTGGGAGGAAATGAAAGCTGTGGAGAGCCAGCTGGAAATCCAGAAGCAAACCACTGATTCCCAGTACGTGGGCCTGATGGACAAGAAATCAGATCTGAACAATgaaatgaataaaagaaaattaagcCAGGATCTATTACAAATCCAGCGGAAATATCATGAGAAAACCAATGAGCATGCCCAAGAAATGGTGACAAGAGCACGGAAGCACCTGAGCAAGCTCTCTGAGTTGCAGGAGAAGGTGAGGCAAGAGGAGAAGTGGCataaaattgcaaggaatatCGCCCTGCTGTTCATGCCTCTTTCCACTCTCATGGGTAGGTATCAGCCCAGGCTTCTCCATCACACGCTCTCTCGTGTGCCTGCTGGAAGGTCAGTTGTGTCATCAGCTCTGAGGCAATTGTAACCCCCTGGGAAGATGGAACTAGCTGGCTTGGTGGGGCAGGGAATAGGACACGCGGCCTGTCCTCTCTCAGGTTACCTGCTTTTGGTGCATCTTTGCAGTTGCTCCATCTGCTCTTTCATTTGCAACCTGAGCGGAGGCCAGGGGCTGAACTGGCCCGGAGAGCGCGCTGTCCTCAGGCTACTAGAGTgggcccctccaggtcagggAAGGCCCATTGATGGGGGCTTTGGGGcggagggaggaagcagggggCTGTTCTGATGTGCGGGGGAAAGTGGGGGACTCACAGAGAATCAGCCCACGGAGGAGATTGAAGCCGTGAGCCTCTGCTGTGTGAACTAAAAGACACAGCTCCGTTAGTCGCAGCTAGAgcaggtctgatttttttttccttgtgaaaATGTCAaattaaacagcaaaaaaaaatacttttttgtcaAAATACGCCACAGAAATTCAAAAAGCGACAGCTGAAGTattgtgattgtgaaatgctgaaCCAGTGCCCCACGGAAGCTGTGGTTCAGGGGCCTAATGCTCCCCTTCACCTCTATAGATTGCTCCCTCGTCAGAGCACGTCTCCCAGGATGCATATCAGTGTTTCCGTttggtgaggggtgggggtgcctCGTGGAGTCCTCTCCcagagtgcatcatgggagactgAGTCTGGCCATGGTGCCAACCCCATCGAAGTGAATGGGAACACAAGGCGCaaactgcaactcccatgaggGACCAGTATTGCTCAACctagtcataaatgatctagaaaaaggggcgaagagcgaggtggcaaaattggcagatgatacaaaacgacttaagatagttaagtccaaaacagactccaaagagctacaaaggaatctgaccaaactgggtgactgggcaaccaaatggcagatgaaattcaatgttgataaatgcaaagtcatgcacattggaaaacgtaatcccaactagacatataaaatgatggggtctaaattagctgttaccactcaagagagaaaccttggcgtcattgtggagagttctctgaaaacatccactcaatgggcagtGAGAGTCAAagaagcgaacagaatgctgggaatcattaggaaagggatagagaataagacagaaaacatcatattgtctctatataaatcatggttcgcccacatcttgaatacggcgggcagatgtggtcgccccatctaaaaaaagatctagtggacttggaaaaggttcagaaaagggcaacaataatgattaggggtatggaacggctgccgtatgaggagagattaataaaactgggacttttcagcttggaaaacagacaaTTAAGGGTGGATaggatagatgtctataaaatcatgactggtgtggagaaagtgaataaggaagtgttgtttactccttctcatcacacaagaaccaggggtcaccaaataaaattaataggcagcaggtttaaaacaaacaaaaggatgaatttcttcacacaacacacagtcaacctgtggaactccttgccagaggatgttgtgaaggccaagactataacagggttcaaaaaagaactagataatttcatggaggatactggctattagccaggatgggcagggcagggatggtgtcactagcctctgtttgccagaagctgggaatgggtgacagagggtggatcacttgatgattccctgttctgctcattccctctggctCTTTGGTTTCAGCCGGCATCGTGTCCGCCATTTTCCAGACCTCTCTGTACAGTGGTCAGAGAGCAGACCAGGAGCTGCAAAAAGCCATCGACCGCTATGAAACCAAAGTCTCCGAATACGAACAAAAGATTTGCAAATGCGACAGCGAGAAGGAAGAAACTGAGCTGAAGATCAAGGACGATGAGATAAAAATTGAAGAGATCAAGGGGAAACTTTCAGAACTGGAGAATGTAATGGCAAAGCAGGAGCAGTTTCTCCGCAGCCTGGGTCTGCTGGTTGGTGATTTAGAGGTACTTGAGACAAAGTTGGAGCCTGACGCTGACTATGAAAGTGCCTGGGAAGTTCTGAAAAAGAAAGTGGTGATAAGCCTGGAAGGGGACCAGGGCTTGTTGAACTTCCTGGATGGACAGGAAATAAGGGGCTTTGTCAGGAGTCTAAAAGACATCATTCAGTCAAGGGCTGACATCTAGATCAAGGATTTCAGAGCTGAGCTGGACCCAGTGCAGAGGAGAATGTGACTTTCTAGTTTACAATGTGGTGACAGATAACAgactccagccctggctccattaacttcagtggggtcactCTGTATTTATACTGGGGTAACAGATCAGAATTAAGCCATGGGGTTGCACCGGATTTATACTGGAGTAAACTGAACATCAGAGGTGTGGGGAAGTGAGTGGAAGGGTGTCAAATGGTGGGAATGTGACCCAATAAAACCACGTTatacatcaggtttcagagtagcagccgggttagtctgtattcgcaaaaagaacaggaggacttgtggcaccttagagacgaacccatttatttgagcctaagctttcgtgagctacagctcacttcatcggatgctgtagctcacgaaagcttaggctcaaataaatgggttcgtctctaaggtgccacaagtcctcctgttctttttactttatACAtcatgacttctgcagctggcTTAGGAAATGCTTCACACACTTACAAAACATTAGGTGAATCTGAGAtccagggaagtcagtgggatttttgccacTGTTTTCAACAGGGGCAAGATTTCAGGCATCACGCATCAGGCTGCGGttctgtcacagaggtcgcagaagttctggattctgtgactttccgcgAGCTCTGTGATTCCCACAGCTGCAGTGGCAGACGCAGCTGACCACGGGGCCAGCCGCCCCAGCCCTCCCTCAGGCAGCCCTGGGCAACTGACCCCAGGGACCGCCCaaagcagtggctggtgtggtgGCCTCGAGAGCACCTGAGCAGCGGCTCCAGGGCCAAGCAGTGGTCCCAGGGGCAGCCCCatggccagccacactggccattGCTGGAATAGCCCCAGGCCCGGCCACTCaggcagtccctggggccagccacaccggccactGCTTGGTTGGTCCCAGACAGCTGGCCCCCCCGAGCACCCGAGCAGCAGTGGTCCCAGGGACAGCCggagcagcagccctggggagaaCCCAAGCAGCAGCGGCcctgggggcagccccaggggccaAGAGGAAAGTGGTTCCCGGGGCCGCAGAGAAGTGGGTTGCCAGGGGCAGTCAGCCCccttggctggagcagggggcccCCAGAGCAGCGGGGCCCCAGGAGCAGACATTATGTAATGAGTATTTATAGCTAAGGTTTTGGACATGTCATGGGCCattactttttgtttattgcccttgacctgtccacgacttttactaaaaacacccctgacaaaatcttagcctttaTCATGCACACTAAGTCTTTGTTTTATATCGACGTGGCACACCGGAACGGTAGGTGAAGCTCTCGCCGCTTTTAATTGTGGGGCAGGgccatatgaatctttaacgaAAAAGCTTCTCTCCCAGGTATCAGCAGGCATGAGAGCGAAATAGAAGGGCTGGCCCAATACAGCTTTGAATAAAAATGACGTTTTACCCCAATGAATCAGGTGATACTTGCATGACTAACGGTACAGTGCTACCCTTTCGCCGGTCATCTACAGTCTCCCGGGGAAACCAGGAGAGACAGCAAGGGCAGGAAAATATAAACTCATGGCTAGTAAAGTGGGCAGATGACACAAATGGGTGGAGTGATTGTTAATGATGGGGAACCAGTCAGCTCTACAGAGCGACCTAGATCACATATTAACAGGGACGCATTTGAACAGCACCTTTTAACACCGGTACCACGGGAGAGAAGGAACAGTCTCCCTTGTGCCCAGCTCCCcggcaccacccagccccacagaGACCCACACAATGTGTGATTAaaccatggaactcattgccgcaggaaatcattgaggccaagagcttagcaagattcaaaatgGGATGGGAAGTTTATATGGGGaacaagaacatccagagttgTCATAATAAATATCCTGTGGCAGGGAAATTATACCCCATGTGTCAGGGTGTAAACCCAGCTCTAACTATCAGAGATTAGGATGAGATCTAACGTAGCAGGTGGGAGTTGGATGCtgatttctattcccagctctgggagggcagtggggtctggtgggcaAGCCAAGGTTACCCCTGGGTTCTCGCCTCTGTTCTGCCACCGGCCTGGGCCTCACTCTGTATTTTGGCTTATGCCCACCTCAGTGGCTGACCTCTGCTCCCGCCACTACCCCATCTGCCCAGCCCAGCATCTCCCTTTCAGTGGCAGCCTCCCCCTCAGCAGAGCGAACAATGCAGAGGCCAAAATGTCTCCCCGCTGGCTACTGGGCAAGCAGGTGGGGATCTGAACACTGAAACCACTGGCAAAAGCTGGACCCTATTGCGGGGCGACGTGAGACACGGCAGAGAGACGGCTCTGTCAGATCAGCTccttgcttccagcagctcccattccccCTTTGGCCCATTCGCCCTCTGGGGGATTGGCCAGGGGCTTTGTGGCCACCTTCCTGTAAAATCAAGCCAGGGTTTACAGCTTCTTCCATGGAAATCTGCAGCGTTGGATGTTCATGGGAACTCACAGCCCTGCTGACAAAGCTCTGAGACGTGTGAACCGGGCACTCCTGAAGGTGTCTGTACTGCCCAGAAATCAGCATGGATGGATCCAGTGGGTAACGATTGCAGAGCCCTTTGGACACAAAGCACTAGGCTAGGTTAACTGGTTATAGTGAGCGagagggagtcaggactcctgggttctgtccttggCTCTGGAAGgagaatggggtctagtggttacagcagtcAGCGGTATTGGTTCTCAGATCTACTAGGCTCGCTTTCCAGCTGCGCCATTGGCTGGTTGTCTGACTTGGGAATTTTCAGAGGGGATGCGGTGGATGCTTTGTGCTGGAACAGAGCCCGCTTTTGAGCCCCCCTAGATCTGAGATCAGGGCCTGGGCGGAGTCTAAgactccccacagcagtgcccactCCAGCCTTTCTCTGTCCGGATGGGCACACTGGCCTCAGGAT from the Chelonia mydas isolate rCheMyd1 chromosome 14, rCheMyd1.pri.v2, whole genome shotgun sequence genome contains:
- the LOC122463015 gene encoding uncharacterized protein LOC122463015 — protein: MSPVSGSLSMAFLTYDQQRMIARGMKSLVSLADKLSSSSEKPRDQEIQKDAHRAWEEMKAVESQLEIQKQTTDSQYVGLMDKKSDLNNEMNKRKLSQDLLQIQRKYHEKTNEHAQEMVTRARKHLSKLSELQEKVRQEEKWHKIARNIALLFMPLSTLMAGIVSAIFQTSLYSGQRADQELQKAIDRYETKVSEYEQKICKCDSEKEETELKIKDDEIKIEEIKGKLSELENVMAKQEQFLRSLGLLVGDLEVLETKLEPDADYESAWEVLKKKVVISLEGDQGLLNFLDGQEIRGFVRSLKDIIQSRADI